Below is a genomic region from Actinoallomurus bryophytorum.
GCCGTCGCGTTCGACGTCTGGGCGAAGCGCCGCGCCGGAACCTCCCGGTAAATAGGATCCCTTCCATGACCGCAGATCCCGGGGATCGGGGCGACGCGCGGGTGCCGGCGCGCCCCGGCCTCCGGGATGTGGCCAAGCTCGCCGGGGTGTCGCACCAGACGGTGTCTCGGGTCTTCAAGGACCACCCGAGGGTGAGCACGGAGACCCGGGCCAAGGTCCTGGCGGCGGCCGCCCAGCTGGACTTCCGGCCCAACGCCTTCGCGCGTGCCCTCGCCACCGGCCGGTCGCGCACGCTCGGCGTGGTCAGCTTCGACGCGAGGCAGTTCGGGCCCGCGTCGATGATCAGTGAGATCGAGCACTGCGCGCGCGAGGCCGACTACTTCACCAGCGTCATCGCGCTGCAGTCGACCAGCGAGCGTTCGATCGCCGAGGCGGCGGAGCGGCTGCGCGGCCAGGGAGTGGACGGGCTGATCGTGATCCCCGGCCATGCCCCGCTGACCCAGACCATCAAGCACCTGCCGCGGGACCTGCCCGTCGTGGTCATGGAGAGCGAGACGATCGTCCCGGCGGTCGGGGTGGACCAGTACACCGGGCCGAAGGCGGCCACCCGCTACCTCCTCGACCTCGGCCACCGGACCGTTCACCACCTGCCCGGCCCGATGTCGTGGCTGGAGGCGCGCGAGCGTCACCGCGGCTGGCGCGACGCGCTGACCGACGCCGGAGCGCCGGTGCCGCCGACCATCCCCGGCGACTGGAGTGCCGGGTCGGGGTACGAGCGAGGTCTGGCTCTGGCGGCCGACCCGCAGGTCACGGGGGTGTTCGCGGCCAACGACCAGAACGCTCTGGGCCTGCTGCGCGCCCTGCACGAGGCGGGCCGCAGGGTGCCGGACGACGTCAGCGTGATCGGCTTCGACGACATCCCCGAGGCGGCGTACTTCATTCCGCCGCTCACCACGATCCGTCAGGACTTCACCGCCGTCGGCCGGTCCAGCGTGAACCTCCTGCTCGAGCAGATCGAGAGCGGCCACCGCAGTGACAACAAGATCATCATTTCCACCGAGCTGGTCAGCCGGAGCAGCGCCGGGCGGGCACCCGCGTAACCCGTCCCATCCCGCGACCGGTGCCCGTGAAAGGAAGACCATGTCGGCCCATGCCGTCACCGCGTCCACCGCTCGTACGTCCGTGCGGCTCGCGGACGGACGAGAGCTCATCTACTTCGACGACGCGCCCGGGCTGGACCGTTCGACGCTCGACCTGCGCGACCTGCCCCCGTACGCGCCCGCCGCCGAGCTGGCCTACGACGTGCTGCACGACGAGGAGGTCCTCGTCGCCGCCCACCGGCAGAACCGCACCTACCAGCCGGCGCCCGGAGAGTGTCCGCTGTGCGCCTCTCGCGGCGACCACCTCAGCGAGATCCCGGCCACCGGCTACCACGTGGTCTCGTTCGAGAACCGCTTCCCCTCCCTCGGCGGCCCGGCGGGCGGGCGCTGTGAGGTGCTGTGCTTCACCAGCCTCCACGACGGGTCCTTCGCGGCCCTGCCGCCCGAACGGCTGGCCACCGTCGGCCGTGCCTGGGCCGACCGCACGGCCGAGCTCGGGAAGCGCCCTGACGTGGAGTACGTCTTCCTGTTCGAGAACCGCGGCGCGGCGATCGGTGCGACGCTGCCGCACCCGCACGGCCAGATCTACGCCTTCCCGTACGTTCCGCCGACCCCGCGCCGGATGCTCGCCGCCGCCGGGCGGTTCCGGGAGGCGCACGGCCGGTGCCTGATGTGCGAAGTGGTCGCCCGCGAGGCCGCCGGGCCGCGCGTCGTGGCCGAGACCGACGGCTTCCTCGCGTACGTGCCCGAGGCCGCCCGCTGGCCGTACGAGGTCTACGTCGCCCCGCGCTCCTGCGTCCCCGACCTGCCCGCGCTGGACGCCGCACGGCGTGACGAGCTCATGCGTCTTTACGCCGACGTGCTCCGCCGCTTCGACGCCCTCTTCGAGCACCCGACGCCGTACATGGCCTGCTGGTACCAGGCCCCGGCGCATGCGTCGCGCGACGCGGCGCACCTGTGTGCCCGCGTCTACACGCCGCAGCGCACCGCCGACAAGCTGAAGTTCCTCGCCACGAGCGAGACCGGCGGCGGCGCGTACATCAACGACGTCCTCCCCGACGCCGCCGCCGCCCGCCTCCGCGAGCTCTGACCCGGCCGGTCACCGTCAGGCCGGCTCCGCGGCGGGGGCATAGGCGTCTCGTGCGAGGCCGAGCTCGGCGATCGCGACGGCGCGGCGCTCGTCCATCGAACGGTTCGCGGCGGCGCCGACCAGCACGCTCCTGATCCCGTCCTGGAAGCCCGCGCGGCGGTGCAGAGGGTCCGGCGCGGCCTCGCGGAACACGTCGTCGAGGAGCTTCAGCTCCAGGCGCCCTTCGGTGCCGTTGAACGCGACACGGTATCCCTCCCATGGGGCGTGCGCGTTCGCGTGTCGCACAGGGCGACGGGGACACCGACGTCGCGGTGCGTTCCGAGGAGCGCCGCGAAGTACATCTCGCCGCGATGGCCCGTGCCGACGAGCGCATACCGGCGGCGGCCACGATCGGCACGGTCCGGGCGCGTCATCCCGCCTCCGTCCATGGGCGGGTGGCGGCCCGCGGATCGCGGGCCGCCACCCGGGGCATCGTCAGCTCGTCGCGGACTTCACCTGGTCCAGGTACTCCTGAACCGCCTTCGGGACCGAGACGCGGTTGAAGAGCACCTCCTCGTTGATCCGGCTGAGGATCTTCTCCACGTCGCCCGCGCCCTTCGGCGGCAGCGCCGGGGGCGGCGCGAGCCCGGGGGCGATCTCCTTGACGAAGCTCGCGGACTTCTGGTCCGCGGGGCTCAGTTCCCCGGTGATCTGCGCGCGGAGCCGGGTGTTGATCGGCAGACCGCGGTCGCTGAGCTGGAGCTTGGCGGCCTCGGGGTCGTTGATCAGGAAGTTGATGAACTGCGCCGCGTCTTTGGGGTGCTTGCTCCGGCCCGAGAGCGACCAGAACATCGCGGGCTTGAGGAAGGTGCCGGGCTTGGTGGCCTGCGACTCGCCGGGCATGCGCAGGAGTTCGAGCGGGGCCTTCGAGTCGGTGGACAGGGCGCCCAGTTGGTT
It encodes:
- the galT gene encoding galactose-1-phosphate uridylyltransferase, which codes for MSAHAVTASTARTSVRLADGRELIYFDDAPGLDRSTLDLRDLPPYAPAAELAYDVLHDEEVLVAAHRQNRTYQPAPGECPLCASRGDHLSEIPATGYHVVSFENRFPSLGGPAGGRCEVLCFTSLHDGSFAALPPERLATVGRAWADRTAELGKRPDVEYVFLFENRGAAIGATLPHPHGQIYAFPYVPPTPRRMLAAAGRFREAHGRCLMCEVVAREAAGPRVVAETDGFLAYVPEAARWPYEVYVAPRSCVPDLPALDAARRDELMRLYADVLRRFDALFEHPTPYMACWYQAPAHASRDAAHLCARVYTPQRTADKLKFLATSETGGGAYINDVLPDAAAARLREL
- a CDS encoding LacI family DNA-binding transcriptional regulator, whose product is MTADPGDRGDARVPARPGLRDVAKLAGVSHQTVSRVFKDHPRVSTETRAKVLAAAAQLDFRPNAFARALATGRSRTLGVVSFDARQFGPASMISEIEHCAREADYFTSVIALQSTSERSIAEAAERLRGQGVDGLIVIPGHAPLTQTIKHLPRDLPVVVMESETIVPAVGVDQYTGPKAATRYLLDLGHRTVHHLPGPMSWLEARERHRGWRDALTDAGAPVPPTIPGDWSAGSGYERGLALAADPQVTGVFAANDQNALGLLRALHEAGRRVPDDVSVIGFDDIPEAAYFIPPLTTIRQDFTAVGRSSVNLLLEQIESGHRSDNKIIISTELVSRSSAGRAPA